In the genome of Thermosphaera aggregans DSM 11486, one region contains:
- a CDS encoding transcription elongation factor has product MKYPLDRICVKSGILCPSCQRKVETGVVDIDEVKVMKALMDIEEKHKVLRNGEYVKSFMAGDQLILIIRDGVEQGELEEVSKHLARELDAKVRVIVETGDMRRLIEQVISPASLLGVNQVWLPDGTEIVNVRVPRRDRRYLEKNKSVAEELIAKLTGKRARITFE; this is encoded by the coding sequence TTGAAATATCCGCTAGACAGAATATGTGTTAAAAGCGGTATACTATGCCCTAGTTGCCAGAGGAAGGTGGAGACAGGTGTTGTAGACATTGATGAGGTTAAGGTTATGAAGGCTTTAATGGATATAGAGGAGAAGCATAAAGTGTTGAGGAATGGAGAGTACGTAAAATCCTTCATGGCTGGCGACCAGCTAATACTAATAATTCGGGACGGCGTGGAACAGGGGGAGCTCGAGGAGGTTTCGAAACATCTTGCCAGGGAGCTTGATGCGAAAGTTAGAGTAATTGTTGAGACGGGTGATATGAGGAGACTGATTGAACAGGTGATTAGCCCGGCATCCCTCCTTGGGGTGAACCAGGTGTGGCTTCCCGATGGAACAGAGATCGTTAACGTGAGAGTTCCGAGGAGAGATCGGAGATACTTAGAGAAGAATAAGAGCGTTGCCGAGGAGTTAATTGCAAAGCTAACCGGCAAGAGAGCAAGGATCACTTTTGAGTGA
- the truD gene encoding tRNA pseudouridine(13) synthase TruD: protein MTYYPHPLDYVAGLKHVLTHRKIRAELEITPDTFNVEEIVNFQELGFDKGKGDYAVFRVVKRSIDSLRVKRYLAKQLGIPESNILHLGLKDKESTSTQHFFVKKTLISRELRELHGENFTAILIGFTRVKPTRKSLVGNKFKVRLETTSTSDYHTAEDLLKLVATSGLPSYYGYQRFGVERPISHLLGKQIILKREDRFSTLFLRDHYPWENPNSVTARVKGFIPRKLFYEKLYVESPLSKGLELVDKSTSKILVEAYASYLYNLLLNKLIDTCGWECLNRELPTPGCNSGELPLYMEIFEKEGLNPESAVQLGCWWRAGLFKPFDISLRLVNNILEIGFSLGQGFYASVVLRELFKENLVLK, encoded by the coding sequence TTGACATACTACCCTCATCCATTAGATTATGTTGCGGGATTGAAACACGTTCTTACGCACCGGAAAATAAGAGCCGAGCTAGAAATCACCCCTGACACCTTCAACGTGGAAGAGATTGTCAACTTTCAGGAGCTAGGCTTTGACAAGGGTAAAGGAGATTACGCGGTATTTAGAGTTGTTAAGAGATCAATAGACAGTTTACGCGTTAAAAGATATCTCGCGAAACAGCTCGGAATCCCTGAATCCAATATTCTCCACCTAGGCTTGAAAGATAAGGAGTCAACTAGTACTCAGCACTTCTTCGTCAAGAAGACCTTGATTAGTCGCGAGCTTAGAGAACTCCATGGTGAAAACTTCACAGCTATACTAATAGGATTTACACGGGTTAAGCCCACTAGAAAATCGCTTGTTGGAAACAAGTTCAAGGTAAGACTCGAGACTACGAGCACTAGTGATTATCATACTGCTGAGGACCTGCTAAAGCTGGTGGCAACATCAGGGTTGCCATCTTACTACGGGTATCAGCGGTTCGGGGTTGAAAGGCCCATAAGCCACTTACTCGGCAAGCAGATTATTCTGAAAAGAGAGGATCGGTTTAGCACACTCTTCCTGAGAGATCACTATCCCTGGGAAAACCCTAATAGTGTTACCGCCAGGGTTAAGGGATTCATTCCGAGAAAACTGTTCTATGAGAAACTATACGTTGAATCACCATTATCCAAGGGTTTAGAGCTCGTTGATAAATCAACATCGAAAATCCTAGTGGAAGCTTATGCGAGCTACCTTTACAACCTCTTACTAAACAAGCTGATCGACACGTGTGGATGGGAGTGTCTTAACAGGGAGCTCCCGACCCCAGGCTGTAATAGTGGAGAACTCCCGCTTTACATGGAAATCTTCGAAAAGGAGGGTTTAAATCCTGAAAGCGCTGTACAGCTAGGGTGCTGGTGGAGGGCAGGGTTGTTCAAGCCTTTCGACATCAGCTTAAGGCTGGTCAACAATATTCTTGAAATAGGCTTCTCACTAGGGCAGGGATTCTACGCGAGCGTGGTATTGAGGGAATTGTTTAAGGAGAACTTGGTGTTAAAATAA
- the pth2 gene encoding peptidyl-tRNA hydrolase Pth2 yields MSKGKLAVQVAHASVMAAFEAFRSKKEWFEEWWKSGQKKIVVKVSGEMELLELYEKAVRNGLPASLVKDAGLTELPPGTTTAAAVGPAPDEVVDKLTGGLKLL; encoded by the coding sequence ATGAGCAAGGGAAAGCTTGCCGTGCAAGTCGCCCACGCATCAGTAATGGCTGCTTTCGAAGCATTCCGTTCTAAAAAAGAGTGGTTTGAGGAGTGGTGGAAGAGCGGTCAGAAAAAGATCGTGGTGAAAGTTTCAGGAGAGATGGAGCTCTTAGAGCTGTATGAGAAGGCGGTGAGAAATGGGCTCCCAGCGTCACTGGTCAAAGACGCTGGATTAACCGAGCTACCTCCGGGAACAACCACTGCGGCTGCAGTAGGCCCCGCACCTGATGAGGTTGTTGACAAGCTCACAGGCGGGTTGAAGCTTCTTTGA
- a CDS encoding Hsp20/alpha crystallin family protein, whose product MDVNLMSVETFFTILTLLVLAMVPIVSAQSVEPVYSPGDFFNYEYTTSFSQGNRFCTVKVFLTVRVTSVKYPLVEYSVGDYRKISLTGDCEVFGLTLELVENSFREDTGIDRLNVDPSPSYIGFFANPSYTGEFSHSYQLNTGVSNVSAKYVNGVLTRYVERTDAFLFNSVSILELLSTNVYYKVSPHLVSMSTAAGTIALILGSIVISRTVRSRALSELREHF is encoded by the coding sequence TTGGATGTGAACTTGATGAGTGTTGAAACATTTTTCACTATTCTAACACTGTTGGTTCTAGCCATGGTACCAATAGTGAGTGCTCAGAGCGTGGAGCCCGTCTACAGTCCGGGAGACTTCTTTAATTACGAGTACACTACCTCGTTCTCGCAGGGCAACCGCTTCTGCACCGTGAAAGTTTTTCTCACTGTTAGGGTGACCAGTGTAAAATACCCTCTCGTAGAATATAGCGTGGGCGATTACAGAAAGATTAGCTTGACTGGTGATTGCGAGGTTTTCGGGCTGACGCTAGAGTTGGTTGAGAACAGCTTTCGGGAGGATACCGGCATCGACAGGCTCAACGTAGACCCGTCCCCGTCGTACATTGGATTCTTCGCCAACCCGTCATACACTGGCGAGTTCTCGCACAGTTATCAATTGAACACGGGTGTTTCAAACGTTTCAGCAAAATATGTCAATGGCGTGTTGACAAGGTATGTTGAACGAACCGATGCATTCTTATTTAACAGTGTTTCCATCCTAGAACTTCTTTCAACAAATGTGTACTATAAGGTTAGCCCACACCTTGTTTCAATGAGCACTGCTGCGGGAACGATAGCCCTCATTCTCGGCTCGATAGTGATTTCTCGTACCGTGAGGAGTAGGGCTCTTTCAGAATTAAGAGAACATTTTTAA
- a CDS encoding zinc finger domain-containing protein produces MVAQYSLTRQTGITVEEAASPPVCDSCHRVMEPGDYGTEFMCPNCGKVLIRRCKRCRQQSVEYACPNCGFRGP; encoded by the coding sequence ATGGTCGCACAGTATAGTTTAACACGGCAGACCGGTATCACGGTTGAAGAAGCCGCCTCGCCCCCTGTTTGCGATAGTTGCCATAGGGTCATGGAGCCCGGAGACTACGGCACTGAGTTCATGTGTCCCAATTGTGGGAAGGTTTTGATTCGGAGATGTAAGAGGTGTAGGCAACAATCGGTTGAGTACGCCTGCCCCAACTGTGGGTTCAGGGGTCCTTGA
- a CDS encoding elongation factor 1-beta, with the protein MAQVAVVVKILPEDVETPLNELKARIEQSLPQGYQVKASDEEPIAFGLKALRLLITMPEETEGGTEPLENLLTSIPGISQVEVEAVYRLP; encoded by the coding sequence ATGGCTCAGGTGGCAGTGGTCGTCAAAATCCTCCCCGAAGACGTGGAAACACCGTTGAACGAGCTGAAAGCCCGGATCGAGCAGAGTCTGCCACAAGGGTACCAGGTAAAAGCCAGTGACGAGGAACCCATAGCATTCGGCTTGAAAGCCCTCCGCCTGTTAATAACCATGCCCGAGGAAACCGAGGGCGGGACAGAGCCCTTGGAGAATCTTCTAACGAGCATACCGGGCATCAGCCAGGTTGAGGTTGAAGCGGTTTACAGGCTTCCTTGA
- a CDS encoding CDC48 family AAA ATPase produces the protein MGTTKLRIPLRVLDADRRDLHRGIARLDPEVMDKYGIMEGDLLLVEGESETAVIAATSRDQDRGLGVIRLDPVTRKNAGVNINEVVFVEKVEKQYAHVVKLAPTNYFAPADSSVVEEVKRRIIGRPLMEDNEIHVVIMEMSIPFRVVTLKPKGPVIVSDETELYIFEEPVGEVPRITYEDIGGLGNVIEKIREMVELPLKYRKVFRKLNIDPPKGILLYGPPGTGKTLLAKALANEANAYFIVINGPEIMSKYYGESEQRLREIFKLARKKAKKNPAIIFIDELDAIAPKRDEVVGEVERRVVAQLLALLDGLESRGNVIVIAATNRPNAVDPALRRPGRFDREIEIPMPDKKGRLEILQIHTRRLVKSGILGEDVDLVKLAEMTHGYTGADLAALVKEAVLHALRRHVPLEKSNPPTPEEVLEKVKVTFDDFMFAYKSIVPSGLREIYVEVPEVRWGDIGGLHEVKQALKESVEWPLRMPEVFEKFGIKPPKGILLYGPPGCGKTLLAKAVATESGANFIAVRGAEIMSKWVGESERAVREIFRKARLHAPTVVFFDEIDAIASLRGVELDSGVSERVVTQLITEMDGIQKLENVVVIAATNRPDLIDPALLRPGRLEKLIYVPPPDYDARLEILRILTRRIPLSRDVDLRDIARRTEGYSGADVEAVVREAVMSALRESLSTSEISMKHFNRALEIIKPSINDNMLRYYLEWGVKARQQLPRSHLKPQVYV, from the coding sequence TTGGGTACTACTAAGTTGAGAATACCTCTAAGAGTACTGGACGCTGATAGGAGGGATTTGCACAGGGGCATAGCGAGGCTGGATCCTGAAGTAATGGATAAGTATGGGATAATGGAGGGAGACCTCCTCCTCGTCGAGGGGGAGTCGGAGACGGCTGTTATAGCCGCTACTAGCAGAGACCAGGATAGAGGGCTGGGTGTGATAAGGCTTGATCCTGTGACAAGGAAGAACGCGGGTGTTAACATTAACGAAGTTGTTTTCGTGGAAAAGGTTGAGAAACAGTATGCCCATGTGGTCAAGCTAGCCCCGACAAATTATTTCGCCCCAGCTGACTCAAGCGTTGTGGAAGAGGTTAAGAGAAGGATTATTGGAAGGCCGTTAATGGAGGATAACGAAATCCATGTAGTCATAATGGAGATGAGCATACCATTCAGAGTGGTCACTCTGAAGCCTAAGGGACCGGTGATAGTTTCTGATGAAACAGAACTCTATATTTTCGAGGAGCCTGTCGGGGAGGTTCCGAGAATAACCTATGAGGATATCGGCGGACTGGGCAACGTGATTGAGAAAATAAGGGAGATGGTTGAACTACCGCTCAAGTATAGGAAAGTGTTCAGGAAACTAAATATCGACCCGCCTAAGGGAATACTCTTATATGGTCCACCAGGCACCGGGAAGACGTTGCTTGCCAAAGCACTAGCTAACGAGGCTAACGCATACTTCATCGTGATTAACGGTCCGGAAATCATGAGCAAGTATTATGGGGAGTCTGAGCAAAGGCTCAGGGAGATTTTCAAGCTCGCGAGGAAGAAAGCTAAGAAGAACCCTGCTATAATATTCATAGACGAGCTCGACGCTATCGCGCCTAAAAGGGACGAGGTCGTAGGCGAGGTTGAGAGAAGGGTTGTGGCCCAGCTCCTAGCCCTGCTGGACGGGTTGGAGAGCAGGGGGAACGTCATAGTAATAGCAGCCACCAATAGGCCTAACGCCGTGGATCCGGCTTTGAGAAGGCCTGGCAGGTTTGACAGGGAGATTGAAATACCCATGCCGGATAAGAAGGGGAGGCTGGAAATACTTCAAATACATACTAGGAGACTTGTGAAATCGGGTATCCTCGGCGAGGATGTCGACCTGGTCAAGCTCGCGGAGATGACTCACGGCTACACTGGCGCAGACTTAGCAGCCCTGGTCAAGGAAGCCGTCCTACACGCTTTGAGAAGGCATGTTCCTCTTGAAAAGTCTAACCCGCCTACGCCCGAGGAGGTTTTAGAGAAGGTTAAAGTCACTTTCGATGACTTCATGTTTGCCTATAAGAGTATTGTGCCCAGCGGCCTCAGGGAGATATACGTTGAGGTGCCGGAGGTGCGCTGGGGCGATATAGGGGGGCTTCACGAGGTGAAGCAGGCTTTAAAAGAGAGTGTTGAATGGCCTCTGAGAATGCCAGAGGTGTTCGAGAAGTTCGGGATAAAGCCCCCCAAGGGCATACTTCTCTACGGGCCTCCTGGATGCGGGAAAACACTTCTCGCCAAGGCTGTTGCAACCGAGAGTGGCGCCAACTTCATAGCTGTTAGAGGGGCAGAGATCATGAGTAAGTGGGTAGGAGAGTCTGAGCGTGCTGTGAGAGAGATATTCCGGAAAGCCAGGTTGCACGCCCCTACAGTCGTCTTCTTCGACGAGATAGATGCGATAGCCTCGCTAAGAGGAGTCGAGCTGGACTCGGGCGTGTCCGAGAGGGTTGTGACACAGTTGATCACTGAGATGGATGGTATCCAGAAGCTTGAAAACGTTGTGGTGATAGCGGCAACCAACAGACCTGATCTGATAGATCCCGCGTTACTCAGGCCTGGAAGGCTTGAGAAGCTCATCTACGTTCCACCGCCAGACTATGATGCAAGGCTCGAAATACTCAGGATCCTGACGAGGAGGATACCGTTGTCAAGGGATGTCGACCTACGGGATATTGCCCGGAGGACAGAAGGGTATAGCGGTGCTGATGTTGAAGCAGTGGTTAGGGAAGCAGTCATGTCTGCTCTGAGGGAATCCCTGAGCACTAGTGAGATTTCAATGAAGCATTTCAATAGGGCGTTAGAGATTATTAAGCCGAGCATTAATGATAATATGTTGAGATACTATCTTGAATGGGGGGTTAAGGCCAGGCAACAGCTCCCCAGATCGCACCTGAAGCCTCAAGTCTACGTTTAA
- the fen gene encoding flap endonuclease-1 has translation MGVNLKDLIPDDAKIVIENMRVLKGKVIAIDAYNALYQFLAAIRQPDGTPLMDSQGRITSHLSGLFYRTINLVEEGLKTVYVFDGKPPELKARELERRRALKEESARKYEAAVEAGDLEAARRYAMMASKLTDEMVKEAKRLLDALGVPWVQAPAEGEAQAAYLAKKGDAYASASQDYDSLLFGSPRLIRNLTISGRRKLPRREEYVEVKPEMIELNTLLLKLSLTLENLIDVGILVGTDYNPEGFEGIGVKKAYQLVKTYGSIEKIPKALLKSSFEVDVLEIKKYFLQPPVTDSYKIEWREPDEKSVFEILVNEHDFSEDRVRNALERFTKAYKENIKGVQTGLGKWFVKPS, from the coding sequence ATGGGTGTAAATCTTAAAGACCTCATACCTGACGACGCCAAGATTGTTATCGAGAACATGCGTGTTTTAAAAGGAAAGGTTATAGCTATAGATGCATACAACGCTTTATACCAGTTTCTAGCAGCGATAAGACAACCCGATGGCACCCCCTTAATGGATTCCCAGGGAAGGATTACTAGCCATTTAAGCGGACTCTTCTACAGGACTATAAACCTCGTCGAGGAGGGCTTGAAAACAGTGTATGTTTTTGACGGGAAGCCCCCGGAGTTGAAGGCAAGGGAGCTTGAGCGTAGGAGGGCGTTGAAGGAGGAGTCTGCTAGGAAGTATGAAGCAGCTGTTGAAGCAGGTGATTTGGAAGCGGCAAGGAGATACGCTATGATGGCTTCTAAACTTACTGATGAAATGGTTAAGGAGGCTAAGAGGCTTCTAGACGCTCTTGGAGTCCCCTGGGTTCAGGCACCGGCCGAGGGTGAAGCCCAAGCAGCCTATCTTGCGAAAAAAGGCGACGCATACGCTTCTGCCAGCCAGGATTACGATAGCCTCCTCTTCGGCTCCCCTAGGCTGATAAGAAATCTTACTATTAGCGGGAGGAGGAAGCTTCCGAGAAGAGAGGAATACGTAGAGGTTAAGCCTGAAATGATAGAGCTTAACACGCTCCTTTTAAAGTTAAGCCTGACCCTGGAAAACCTTATAGACGTAGGCATTCTGGTAGGTACGGACTATAATCCGGAAGGATTTGAGGGAATAGGAGTCAAAAAGGCCTACCAGCTCGTCAAAACCTACGGGTCGATCGAGAAGATTCCTAAAGCCTTACTCAAGTCCAGCTTCGAGGTAGACGTTCTCGAGATTAAGAAATACTTTCTACAACCCCCCGTCACAGACTCGTATAAGATAGAGTGGAGAGAGCCTGATGAGAAGTCGGTTTTCGAGATCCTTGTTAACGAGCATGACTTCAGCGAAGATAGGGTTAGGAACGCGCTTGAAAGAT